GTGGACAACCACAGACATAGACTCTGTCTTTATAAAGAAGGAGACAGTGAAGGGGTGGCctacccctccacacctgtgggtgtttctcgttaggtgaaacgagagacttgagaaaagaaatgagacacagagacaaagtatagagaaaaaaaaagcgggcccaggggaccggtgctcagcatacagaggacccacgccagcaccggtctctgagttcccttggtatttattgataattatctttaccatcttaaagaaaaggaagtggcaggataataggatcgttgtagggagaaggtcagcagtaagacatatgaataaagatctctgtgacatgaataagtttaaggaaaagtgctgtgccttgatatgcatatgtaaacatctccataaacctttttagtgcataaagagcagcattgcgctagcaagtcccgcctttcgccctaaggcggttttctcctttctcagtaaacagaacatacaatcaggTTTTTATATTGAGATGTTCCATtacccagggacaggcaggagacagatgcttttctctatctcaactgccaacaaccgccaagaggccttctttcctcttgtactagtcctcctcagcacagacccttcacgggtgtcaggctgggggatgatcaggtctttctcttcccacgaggccatatttcagactatcacatggggagaaagcttggacaatacctagctttcctaggcagaggtccctgcgacctttggcagtgtgagtatccctgggtacttgagattaagagaatgatgatgacttttaaccagcaagctgccttcaggcacttaaCAAAgaacaccctgcacagcccaaaatcctttaaaccttgagtcaccacagcacatgtctcttgcaaggagaAGGTTAGGGGTAGGggcacagattaacagcatctcaaatacagaataaaatggagtctcttatgtctacttctttctgtatagacacagtaacagtctgatctttctttcttttccccacaagacAGGTATTAAGCAAATACCTATATAAgtactcaaataaaaaaattcaaaagtttcaTGAGAAGGAGCTTACAAAATCTTTCCAATAATAGTATCTTAGCATTCAGAGACAAAGGTCCATCAGAGTAGTATGATTTCTTCCAGGTTTGTCCTCTATCCTCATGTCCTTAGATTCCTGTCTGAGTCcaagagagagagactgcaaGAGACACTGAAAAATACTTTTCATGCCTTGAATAGCAAGAAGATGTGCTGGAGGCCTGGAAGTGAGCGGAAACAGTGCCTTAAACACCAGCAACTTGTCCCGACACCAGATTCAGCATCAGAGGAACAGGGATGCCAAATCATACGGTTGGCGGTCAGCTGTGGTCTCAGCAGTAGGTAGCGCTGAAAGGAGTCAGGGTGGGCTGGGAGTATGTGTGGAATGCAGAAATGTTTGTTAGCACACACAAGACGCCCCTTGCGATTATGGACTTAAAAGGGGACCAGAAGTCTCCTTAAAATGGGAGGGCATGAAAGCCAGAGAAATTTCTGTCTCATTAATGCTAACTCACCATGACCCCTGGGTTAATGTACCCTAGGGAAGTATCAGTTACATTAAAAAGAGTTAACAGGCTggctcagtggttcacacccataatcccagcacttgggcaggctgaggcaggaggatcctttgaggtcaggagttcaggagtagcctgggcaacacggggaGACCTCGTTTCTAcagaaaagagttttttttttttttttttttgagatggagtttcacccttgtggcccagactggagtgcaatggtgtgagcttggctcactgcaacctccggctcctggattcaggcaattctcctgcctcagccttcctgagtagctgggattacaggcatgcgccaccatgcccgactaattttgtattttcagtagagatggggtttctctatgttggtcaggctggtctcaaactttcgacctcagatgatccacccgccttggcctcccaaagtgctgggattacaggcatgcaccacccctTCCAGTccaaaaaaagagtttttaatAATATGATGTTGATAATTGTACTGTGGTTATACATGACATATTCCTATTATTAGAAATCACATacttagctgggcacggtggctcacacctgtaatcccagcacttgggaggctgaggtgggtggatcacgaggtcttgagtccaagaccagcctagccaagatggcaaaaccctgtctctactaaaaatacaaaaattagccgggtgcagtggcgggtgcctgtaatcccagttactcgggaggctgaggcaggagaatcacttgaacccaggaggcagaggttgcagtgagctgagaccatgccattgcactccagcctgggtgacagagcgagactccatctcaaaaaatgaaacaaaacaaaacaaaacaaaacaaaacccataaacacttatttaaaaataaaggcccATGATGTATGTAACTTACCCTCAAATGGTTCCGAAAAAATTTTGTGTGggtgtgggtatatatatatatatatatatatatatatatataaagagagagagagagagagagagcatgaatGATAAAGCAAATGGGGTGAAATATTAACAATAGTTGAATCTAGGTGAAGGGCATATGTGTGGTTTTATACCATTGTTATTTTTGcaacatttaataaattttaaattgtttcaaaacagagttaataaaacaataaaattacagCAGGATACATGCAATAATTAGTGTTTGGACAATGTATAGTAATGGGATAAAGGAGGGAGCCATCAGCTTTGTCTGGGGGTGGAGgtgtcagggaaggcttcatagAGAAACTGGAGGAAAGATTGGAAGGATGATGTCTTCTTTTCctctatttattaattattattattattattattattattgagacgaagtgttgctctgttgcctaggctggagtgcagtggcgtgatcttggctcactgcaacctccgcctcccaggttcaagcagttctcctgtttcagcctccagagtagctgggattacagcatgcacctggctaaatttttgtatttttagtagagacggggttgcatcATGttggctgctcttgaactcctgacctcaggtaacctgcccacctcagccttccaaagtgctatgattataggcgtgagccactgcgcccagccaattattattcttaattaatttatttttcatgaagtGTCACCTCAGTCTAAAAGGATGATTTCTTGACAGAGCTGTGTCTAGGGGGCCAGGGCATctgggggaggtgggagaggaagaACTCAGGGGAGGATTGTGACCTATCCACAAATCTGATTAGATACTGCTACATTGTATGGCCTGCCCTGGCAAAGCAGGACGCCCCTCCTCAGATGGTGACAGTTACCTGTGTGGCCAGGAACACAGCTCCTTGCTCCTCCAGCCAGTCACACATCCTTTCTCATTTCCAGGGGCCCAGGCTCAGGTACCCTCAGAGGGAAGGGAATCAGAGGGAGGGGCCGGCAGTCTAGGCTgatcagggctgggctgggcagggcttGGGTGCCAGTCTGCCAGGCTTTTGGACTCTCCACAGCTCTCCACATAAAGGGACCAGCACTTCACCCCACATCAGGATCCTCTGCAGGGGAGCTCTGAGTATCCACCAGAAGGGAACTTTCAGCTCCTGGCATctgtgaggaaggaaggagggagctgTCTATGCTGGTGAGAAAAGTGTTTTTGATCCATGTATGTGGGAGCAATGATGCCAGCTCAGGTCTGGTCTCAGTTTTAGAGACTGAGAGTTTCAGGGAAATGAGCCCGTGGCCTCTGGGGTATTTGTAGTGCTGGACAGCCATGGGGGATATTCCAGGAGGTTCTAGAATGCTCATAAGCCCATCATTTTCCATGTGAGGTTTCCTGACTCAGAAATGTCAGGGAGTAAGAATGAGAGGATGACAAAGGAGGGGCCAAGCAGTGACCTTGTGCGTCTTGTTTTTCCTTACAGGACAATGACCAGACTCTGCTTCCTGTTATTCTTCTCTGTGGCCACCAGCAGGTGCAGTGCAGGTAAATCACTCCTGACAGTAGGAGCTGCAGTTCCCTGGGCTCTCCTCTGCTTTGCAGGGCCCTGGAGGGAGTAGAGCTGGGCAGGGCTCTGAAGTCAAGGGCCAGGGGGGAAGTCCTGGAGAGGCACGGAACCCAGGATAGGCAGCCAACTTGAGGTGTGGACTGGGTGCTGATTTCTGGCCTCTCCTGGGGTCTGGTCTGAAGCAGTCAGGATGTTAGCTCGGGTGTGTCCTGGGGCTTGattctctgcttctgtgactGTGAGGGGTTCATGAGGTGAGACAGTAAACTGTGTCCCTGCTTGGCTGCTCTTGTGGCCTTGGCCTTGGGATCTCCAGAGGGAGCTGGGTGATCAGTGCTGTGCCCAGGGTACGCCCTCCTCTGGTTGCCATCTTCACAATTCTATTCTTCCAGTAGGCACACTAGTGATATTTTTTCATTGATACTgagtttattgtttatttcaatCCATCATTTACATATGCATCTCATTTGATCTCCATGAGTATAAAGAAGTTATTAATGACATCTTAAAGGTGAAGAAAAAGGATCAGAGATGTTAAGTGTCTGCTCAAGGAGGCACTGTCATCAGGGGTTGTCTGGGTTTTAACTTGagtcctgtaatttttttttttttttgagacggagtcttgctctgttacccaggctggagtgcagtggcacaatactggctcactgcaacctccgcctcctgggttcaagcgattctcctgtctcagcctccccagtagctgggattacaggtgtgcaccaccacacccagctaatttttgtatttttagtagagagagggtttcaccatattggccaggctggtcttgaactcctgatcttgtgattcgccctccttggcctcccaaagtgctgcgattacaggcatgagccactgtgcctggcctaagtcCTGTAATTTTACACTTTTTCCTACTCTGCCAGgcttttggaataatttttaggCTTTTAGACTAATATACACAGCGCTTCCACCACTGGCCTCTGTTAATTTTTCAGCTTTGGTTTCCAAACCTCTTTGTATTACAACATGTGTTCCAGCCGCAGTAAGAGACTGACCTATAGTTTTcagcaggctgggctgggctgggctctgctattgcttcaggccatctcatgtgctttcttctcttcctgggtgtactctccccttttcttcctgtCCTGTAGCCAGCTCCCATTCTTCCATCAAAATCAGCCTGCTCTGAGTTACAGCCGGTCCCTTCCCCAGCAAGTTCCCAGGCCTCACCCCCATAGGTGGGTTTGCCCTCCCATCTCAGTTGGGTCCCTTTCCATGTGCTCCTTCCCTGTAGAATGTAGTCTCTTAAAGAAATGTGTCAAATTGTCTTTGTCCGGCATCTAGGTAGTTCACACAGTAGGTATTTAATTAAAGTTAGTTGAGTGGAAGATTCCAGGTGTTTAACCTATACCAGCTGTTGGATCAGACCATCTTAGCATAGAGAATCCCTGACCTCCTGGGACTTCAGAGCAGAGTGATGCAGGGGCAGAGGTTGGCCAGGAAAGATGACCTCAGTGGTCAGACTTTTAATGAGAATCATTCTCACATCTTCCAACAGCGGCCTCTTCTCTTGAGATGCTCTTGAGGGAGTTCCAAACCTgtgcctcctccttttcttccctgacTAGAAGCTGCAAAGAAGTCAAGGAATGCTGCCATAGTGCAGGTGGTGAGTAATGAACCAACTCACCATTCTCTCTTTAAAGCCACTTTTTAGCTCAACAGAGCCCAGTTATGGAAATCAGGAGGGACATATCCACGTGGAGACTATTCTGGCCCCAGCTCCCACGCAAGGAGGTTTCTAGTGGGAATTTTGAGGCTTCTGTGTCCCATTCCAGTCACAAAGTCTTCTGAACACAGGGAGAATGCAGTGTTCCTGGTTATGCTTACAGTGGTGGCAAGAACTGTGATGAGTCTGATTTGCCCCTACTTGCCCGGGGTTTATAGACGCTGGCAGAAAACCTGAAACTCCCGAGCCAGAGACAAAGAACTTTATTAATCACAGAAATAGCAGCAGCCAGAGCATCAGCATTTTCTTGTACTGGGCCAGGTGACATCTGCCCAAGTAGTGGGTTTGTCAAGCTGGCTGACAAATGTGGCTGGCAAGGAAACAACGAGCCCTTTTTAGAGCCAGAGAGTTTATTACTCACATAGATAGCAAGTTCAAAATTGGCAAAAGTGTCAGCTTTTCCCATCCCTTGTCCCACAAGACGGCACAGAAAAGAGGGCGGGTGACAATGCAACACGGGCAGTGGCTGAGGAGCCAGTCCATGCTGCCATAGCCGTTTCATGGCCTGTGTACCCTATGGGGTGGGGGCAAGTGAGGCGAAAAACCTCATACCTCTTCAGAACCCAAGAGGTGATGACACAGTCATGACAGCTGTCTCATGACAGCCTCCACGAAAGATAGGGAGCGGGGTGAGAAGTGACCTCATTGCAGGTCCTCACAAGCTTCCCATCTTTCCATGTTTCAGGAAGACCACAGGCTTTCTGCCAAGGCTTAGGTCAGCTGTCCCTATGTGGCCTATGTGCAAATGTGCAAGGTCACCGGGATGCCACAGTGGAGCCAGTCTCCTGCAAGCTTGGGAACAGAAGGGGAACTCTGAGCTTAGGGAAGCTGAATCTTATGAAATGGGCACAACCTTTGCTCTGAGCTGTACAGAGGCCCCATCCTGCTATAGACTCAGATGTGTCTCTGTGCTGATTTCTGGCCTCTCCTGGCCACAGGGTGGCACTGTTGAGAGGGAGATACCATCTCTGTCTCTTCTAAGGCTATTTGCTCTACAAACTCTTTGAAAAGATAGTATGAAGCCAAGGCAGTCAGTGCCTCTGCTCATAGGTGACCAGAACACAAGACGCGCGGAGCATCATCTTCCAGCAAGTATGTGTTGCAGTCTTCTGAGTGTACTTTTGACTTCCTAGGGCTTTTCTGTTCACAGGGCTGAGATGAACCCTGAGCTCTCAGACAGGGAGGCTCTGGGCTGGTTCTCTCTACAGATGACCTGTATTTTCTCTGCACCAAGAATGGTGTTGTCTACCAGACCTTCTGTGACAAGACCTCTGGGGGTGGTGGCTGGACCCTGGTGGCCAGCGTGCATGAGAATGACATGCATGGGAAGTGCACGGTGGGCGATTGCTGGTCCAGTCAGCAGGGCAACAAAGCAGACTACCCAGAGGGGGACGGCAACTGGGCCAACTACAACACCTTTGGGTCTGCAGAGGCAGCCACGAGCGATGACTACAAGGTTGGTGCCACTTCCCACCCactagggtgagggtgagggtgaggagtGCAGTGTGGCTGGCCACAAGCCTGCAGTAGGGAGGGGTGGAAGGTGGGGATGTGGGGAAGGGCTGAAGAATAAGAGAGAAATACATGCCTTGAATCACAACTTCCTCCCAACAAGGTTGTTAGGGCCCTGAGTGGTGATGGGATCATCTGCTGGGAGTAGGGTATCTGAGCGTGGCTAACCATCTGCTTACTGGATCCCAGAGCTCTCAGCCCACTTGAGGCTGCATGTGTGGACCTTCTGCCTCCTGGCCCAATCAGGCTCAGTGTCTGTTGCTTTCCAGAACCCCCGCTACTACAACATCCAGGCCAAGGACCTGAGCATCTGGCATGTGCCCAACAAGTCCCCCATGCAGCATTGGAGAAACAGTGCCCTGCTGAGATACCGCACCAACACTGGCTTTTTCCAGAGACTGGGACATCATCTGTTTGGCCTCTACCAGGTACACGGGGCTGCTGGCTGGGGGGCACTTTCTTTGGTGAACAGAGAGCCAAGTGTCTAGGGTAGGGGGCAGCTCTGTCCTGTGGTTCCACATCACTACCGAGTGTTTGGCTGTTTCTCCTTCCTTTGGTTCACTGTGAACTCATGTCTGGCCTCTTAGAAACTCTAAGCCAGGCAATGAAGAGGCCTGTGGGGCAGGAGAGCAtagggagaaagagacagggaCAAGAGGTTTGGGGCTGTTGGGGAGACACAGCTATGGGGAAAAGGAATCACTATTATTATGATTGGTTTTGGTTAATGGCAGTTAACTTGAAACTCCTCCTCTCCCTGCACTGTGGCAGCATCTCTACTGTCCTCACAAAACCTCTCTTCTGGGTCTCTGCAGAAATACCCAGTGAAATACGGATGAGGGAAATGTTGGAATGACAATGGCCCAGCCATACCTGTGGTCTATGACTTTGGTGATGCTAAGAAGACTGCATCTTGTTACTCACCATATGGTCAACGTGAGTATTTTCTCCCTAAGTCtggtcataaatattttcttgcacTCTTGGAGAATGGTGGCAAATAAGAACGATTCATAATTactagtatttactgagcacttaaaatgcACCAGACTCTTGTCTTGGAACTTAACATGATTTTGTGTCATTTAATTATCACGAGAAAACTATGAAGTTAGAAttgctattatccccatttcacaggatgtaatcccagcttcttcaTCACCACCTGTGTGGCCTCTTATAATAGTTAAGAAAAGGTgcatacaaaacattagctgggcatggtggtgcatgcctgtaatcccagctcctcgggtggctgaggcaggagaatcgcttgaacctgggaggaggaggttgcggtgagctgagattacaccacggcactccagcctgtgcaacaagagtgaaacccaatctcaaaacaaaaaacaaaaaacaaaaaccaaaaaaaacaaaaaagataaggTGCACACTGAGTTCACAGGAAAGAACCACTAGCAGAGTGGTGAGAGAGATTTACTTTTGTTATGAAGGATAACTATTAATTATCTTAAAAAAGACAGTTTTCAGTATAATAAGACCACAGAAGTTAAGTTGtggatgaaaaaaatcaaagacatcaCTGTTTGCCTTTGATATTTCGATGAAAGCAGGTGATGGCCAGGGAAACTAACCCATGGTAATTGGATGAGAAGTGTGTAAACAGCAACAGGCAGCCACATCTGATCATTGCTTATTCCTGCTGGGCCTTCTCGGATCTTTTTAGTGATCTTTCTGTGGAGTCTGTCTTCTCCTATAAGCTGTAGGCAGACAAGGGTCCTTTTGTGAGACCCAGCCTTTGTCCTCTTGCCCCAGATGAAAAGAAGTTCCCTTGGGGACAAGTTTAGGACTGACATGCACAAGCCACGGGCCATAGAGGTGCTGGGCTGCACCCCTACAGCCTGGGGTGTTTGGCTGTAGCCTCAGCTTTTGGCTTAGGGAATTCCTGGACTGGCCAATGGGATGCTGCTTCTAGTTCCTCCTGTGAATGCTTGGCTCCTTCTTCACCTCTTCTTTTTCAGGGGAATTTGTTGCAGGATTCGTCCAGTTCTGGGTGTTTAATAATGAGAGAGCAGCCAAAGCCCTTTGTGCTGGGATAAGAGTTACTGGCTGTAACACTGAGCATGTGAGTTTTTGGGGAGATCAATGGCCCGTGTGTGCATGGGTATGCACGTGTGTGCCCCTGTGTGGGGTGTA
This Rhinopithecus roxellana isolate Shanxi Qingling chromosome 8, ASM756505v1, whole genome shotgun sequence DNA region includes the following protein-coding sequences:
- the ITLN2 gene encoding LOW QUALITY PROTEIN: intelectin-2 (The sequence of the model RefSeq protein was modified relative to this genomic sequence to represent the inferred CDS: substituted 1 base at 1 genomic stop codon); the protein is MTRLCFLLFFSVATSRCSAAAASSLEMLLREFQTCASSFSSLTRSCKEVKECCHSAGDDLYFLCTKNGVVYQTFCDKTSGGGGWTLVASVHENDMHGKCTVGDCWSSQQGNKADYPEGDGNWANYNTFGSAEAATSDDYKNPRYYNIQAKDLSIWHVPNKSPMQHWRNSALLRYRTNTGFFQRLGHHLFGLYQKYPVKYGXGKCWNDNGPAIPVVYDFGDAKKTASCYSPYGQREFVAGFVQFWVFNNERAAKALCAGIRVTGCNTEHHCISGGGFFPEGKPCQCGDFSAFDWNGYGAHIRRSCSQEIMVAAVLLFYR